The nucleotide sequence GAATTACATCAGCATAGATATTAGTGATGAAATATGAACATTTTTCACCTACAAGTGAAATTCTCCCCCAatcgataaatttttttttttttttcttccacacACAATAACATACGGAAAATTGACTATATCGACTTTACTTACACTAATAAAACTTGCTAAGTAAAAAAGAATCATGAGAAGACTGATATTAAGTATTATTTCAGCATAATATCAGATGAGGATTTATATATCCAATGTTTGATACTTGGGACCAGTGGTTCACTGTTGTTGTAAGACAAAGAAGACAAACTTGCCTCATAAACAATTAAGACCACTGTCACCAAAAATCCCTTGAGAGCAATGTAGCTTGATCCTGTCTTCACCTCCATCCTGGTTTACTGATTCACATCCACATGAGGATCTGACATGATCTCACCTGCAATCTTAGTAAAAGAATATGTAAAGGTTAGTATGTCTATCTAAAGTTATAAagtttataattttcttttatcatagtgatttttcttttttctttttacaaaaaTGGAGATTCCATCATAAGATATTGCTATCACTAgtcaaaattaaaaatttatcattgatatacCATCAGCTGTCAAATTTATCAGATAAGGTTTCAAAGCCACACTAATATTCTGAATGTATGAACATCCTTAATCTAAATCACTATTCAGATAAGGTAAGTAGAAATAACTCAGCATTCATCAATCATACaccttaaaaaaaaagaaaaaagataaaagaaaaaagaaaagttctAAGCTCCTGTGAGTGTTCAGTGGAATGTGCTGAAAACTGTGAGACTCTTACATATACCTCATCTTCGGTAGCTTCACTTTCAATCCAATGGAACTCTCTtcacttcctctcttcttctgaaCTCACTATCGTCTTGCGTCCCCCTGAGAAGCTTCACAGATACAGTGTTGATGGAGAGGTACAGAGTAACAGCAAGTTTTCATGAAGATCTCCCTCAGAGGCCGACCAGCTTCCAAACAACCCCCTCTTTCGTCTCCCTCCCGCCCGCCTCCTCCTACCTCCGCCCCGCTGCCGCCGGCATCGCCCGCCGCGTCAGCCGCTGCGTTGACGACACCGAGATCAGCATCTTCGACGCCGAGCGCTACTTCAACGATGGCCACGACCCCATCGATCGGACCACAAGTCTCAACGGCGCCGCCGAAAGGCGCGACCTTTTGACCCGCCGGATAGGCTCCTTCGTCGCCTCGACCGTCGGCTCGTCCTCCTCGACGCTGACCGCCTCGTCGGAGGCCAGCTGGAACAGCCAGTGCGGCCTCCTATCCTGTTCGCCGGGCTCTGTTTCTGTCGCGATGAGAGCCTTGCCTTCGAAGGAACCCAGGAAGTCGCCGTCGTCCGCCGCCCGCCGCTTCTTCGCGCGGAGGTGCCCGTGCTCCGGCGGGAAGTCCGTCGACGTCGAAGACAAGTGCTCCGGTTTGGATATGAACACCTCTTCTACTGCTAAGAGTCTCCGCCTTAGGACAGGGGAAGTGGGTCTAAGCAGCTACCCGGAGAGAGAGAGCGCGATGCCGGAAGAGATCAAGAACGGTTTCGGTGTCGAGGAGATGATAAAGGTGAAGATAAATCCTGGAAATCGCCACAAAAATCCCAGCTTTTTCCGTAATTCCATCCAATTCTTGCCAGAGAGGCGATTTCCAGCCGAGATCGGTCGCCCAATGCTGAACTCTGGGATCCTATTCGGCGATTCCGGTGGTTTCTCCTTCCCCATCTTGAACCCAACCTCTTTGACCTCAGCCGAAGAGCCGCCACGTGAATCTCTCGAGGTCTTCCGGCCGACGAAGGAGACGGCCGGAGACCCTCCGGGATTCGCATATCGGGCAATCTTGAAGTCCCCGCCCGAGGACGACGCGGCCAGCGACGCAAGCTCGGACCTTTTCGAGATCGAGAGCTTCTCCACCCAGACGACGTACCGCCCTGGTGGTGACTCGCTCGACCCGCACGAGCGGCTACGGCGGGACCTCGAGGAGATGCCGCTGCCGCCGTCCATCGCGCCGAGCGAGTGCTACCCCCCGAGCGAGGTGAGCGTGGAGTGGAGCGTCACCACCGCGGAAGGGTTCGACCGCGCGAGCCTCGCCAACTTCTCGACCTCCGCATCCGACTTCGGGGAGCTCCGCTTCTCGGCGGCGATGGTCGGAGCACCCGCAGGCGGCAGGAGGCGGAAGTGTAACGGTCTTCTCAGCTGCGGGAACGACAAAGCGGTGAGCGTCGGGCCAAACCCGGTCCGGTTAGCACCATCGGTTCGACCCCACCAGGTTCGTCGGGCGATGAGCCACGTGGTTCGGACGAAATAGACCGGTTATGGTTGGTTCAGAAGTCTTTAACGTCTCCTGTGTTGTTTTGTGCTCTAGAAAATAATTTGTTGTTCCattttgattttatatatttattatatatagttatatttatattatagctAAAATATTTACCTGCAGGTTATTTTTGTTTGTACTCAAGCAATATCCGCtcatcatgaatatatatatatatatatatatatatgttagtgaTTTTAATCgtaatagaatatatatattttttattttatcaagatctattattattattattattattattattattatggattACAAACTAATACATATCGAAATAATCTCATTATTAGTTCTCGTATCATATTGCTCGAATCATTTCTTGACGttttataaaaaatttcaaaGAATATATGAGTTTGAGGGTTCATCAAGGTAGTCTTatcaatagaaaaagaagaaaaagatatttcTATGATCTTATGTCAGAGAAAAATAATCTTATCATCGTACATACCAAAAGTCAACCTTATATGGATTGCATCCAACAATCACAACAACAAAGAGCACAACAGGCTATGGAGGCAAGGGAAGGTTATTGGTCTCTTGCGTGGTCGATAAGTCATGATTCTTTTTCTGGCCTTGGGAGTGAGTCTATGTGAGCATGTGAAGAGTCAAAAGTGGAGACGTAGGTTTACACGGAACAAATAGCAAACAGAGAAGAAGGGAGATGAGCGTCAAGAAAGGTGGAGAAATCTCAGTAGGTATCTAAAGGCACTTTGATCTCTCGAACTTTTCGGCATTGCAGAACAGGAGGAATTAGATGGTCTCTGCAACTTTTCGGTCAGGTGGTGTTGTGGAATCCCTTGGACTCGAATGTGTCATGAATCAAAGGCCTCATGCGACGAAGGTTTTCAGCAAGCAGGATTAAGCAAAAGCATCCATAcggacaataataataataatcagagcACAGTGACAAGAAATAAGTTGctcgtgcaatgagaatcggattgtgatgagattatgataattagACCGATTCGTTTTTAAATACAGATACCAAATAAtccaggtcataggttactcgagagggatatcgagataaccgtacATACTGGTGTGTTTTATATTCGTTAATATGATTGATGcaactggtcttatagttgcttgtgtggggataaTATGGATATAATACTGGTGCTCATTGggaaataagttcactgattgatccgtttacggaatcaTGGAtgattgataatgccttattgtcagacaataatttcgtagtctcaatggtgtatttgttccttagacttaagacactaatgatgtcttgtatgattgcttcactctttaataccagacttatagatttggatgtcccagatccagCACAATCGATCATCAGGAGTGGCAGTCAAACTTACGAaggctattgaatgtcgatagaggatcatccattctcggtgtcataagaggaatatcccatgtattcttgctcaaacaaatctctagctagggtcattcgaattgagagagaaagagttctccgggagaatccgattagagtgagactcgagtagaaatcatatgggtctgatagcaccatgtcggtatatgatctctgggatattatatggatgaaggactataggtacacggtaattgaggacatacAGGTCTAAtaaattggattctcttgtattatCTAgaaactacggcgtagtggcctagtatatccgtagtcgatgagttgagtgaactattatagagataataattcattgagctagaaagagttctgataggtatgacttatgaccagttcgatattgggtctagagggtcatacatatatggtaggcattgcgatgagtagagattcggatatgagatatctgtcagagcctctatcttattggatatccaataagcccctgaattattggatcttatggatgagatccaataagagcccatgagagattattggatagagatccactaatctaaaaagcttgggtagttagataaagatccaatacctaataggggaggatccattagagttaagttgacaagagtcctctataaataggagggattcaatagttCATAAACTAAAGTATTttacttcctctcctattctcctccccctctccacttcagagcaggcatggagttttgaggaacaTCGTCgtaaccctattgtgtggatcaccactaaaaaggaggatgcttgatctccttcaccatctcctggagatctacagggattcaaggatatacgatcttcctaggtaacacaatatatctcATACGTGGTTTTTTGTTTCATAAATTTTTACTTGCCAATTTTCGCACAACGAGGAACATATATTTTCGATCTTCCTAAGTAATACAATCTTCTgtttcatatatatgtatatatatatacatatgtatatgtatatacatatgtatatgtatatacatatgtatatgtatatacatatgtatatgtatatacatatgtatatgtatatacatatgtatatgtatatacatatgtatatgtatatacatatgtatatgtatatacatatgtatatgtatatacatatgtatatgtatatacatatgtatatgtatatacatatgtatatgtatatacatatgtatatgtatatacatatgtatatgtatatacatatgtatatgtatatacatatgtatatgtatatacatatatatatatatatatgtatatatgtatgtatgtatacatatgtatatatatatatatatatatatatatttatatatatatatatgtatgtatacatatacatatgtatacatacatacatatattatatatgtatatatatacatacatatatacatatatatatatatatgtatatatatatatatatgtatgtatgtatatacatatatgtatgtatgtatatgtatatatgtatatatatatatatatatatatatatatatatatatatatatatatatatacatatatatatatatgtatttatatatatgtatgtatatatacatacatatatatatgtatatatacatacatatgtatgtacatatacatgcatatgcatgtatatatacatatatacatatatatatatatatttacatatatatatatatatatatatacatatatatatatatacatatatatatatatatatacatatatatatatatacatatatacatatatatataaatatatacatacatatatacatatatatatatatatacatacatatatatatatatatatatatatatatacatacatatatatatatatatatatatatatatatatatatatgtatgtatgtgtatatgcttgtatatatacatatatatatatatatatatatatatatatatata is from Musa acuminata AAA Group cultivar baxijiao chromosome BXJ1-6, Cavendish_Baxijiao_AAA, whole genome shotgun sequence and encodes:
- the LOC135677501 gene encoding protein PHYTOCHROME KINASE SUBSTRATE 4-like gives rise to the protein MERYRVTASFHEDLPQRPTSFQTTPSFVSLPPASSYLRPAAAGIARRVSRCVDDTEISIFDAERYFNDGHDPIDRTTSLNGAAERRDLLTRRIGSFVASTVGSSSSTLTASSEASWNSQCGLLSCSPGSVSVAMRALPSKEPRKSPSSAARRFFARRCPCSGGKSVDVEDKCSGLDMNTSSTAKSLRLRTGEVGLSSYPERESAMPEEIKNGFGVEEMIKVKINPGNRHKNPSFFRNSIQFLPERRFPAEIGRPMLNSGILFGDSGGFSFPILNPTSLTSAEEPPRESLEVFRPTKETAGDPPGFAYRAILKSPPEDDAASDASSDLFEIESFSTQTTYRPGGDSLDPHERLRRDLEEMPLPPSIAPSECYPPSEVSVEWSVTTAEGFDRASLANFSTSASDFGELRFSAAMVGAPAGGRRRKCNGLLSCGNDKAVSVGPNPVRLAPSVRPHQVRRAMSHVVRTK